The Corylus avellana chromosome ca11, CavTom2PMs-1.0 genome contains the following window.
TATGATCAGATGCAATGACCAAATGTCACGGGTGACCACTAAAAAAAACGTGTGGCCTGTAGTTGGAAATTGAACAGCAGTTGCTTCGAAGAATGCCACAATCCTCTTTCACGCGAAGAGGTCAAAAGGGTTCATATTATGAAGCTCTTAACAGTTAAGGCAACAGAGCATGATTCAAGAACATAATTAACTTGTCAGCTGATAATAGAACTAGCAAATAGCTTGCATCAACAAGACGATGAGGTGATCAACATCAGAAACACTAAGCTCCACCGCACAAGGTTGGAAAGCTCAATATCTGTAAAATCTGCTATTGTCTTCATATCATTCTAGATATGCTTGAACGCACAGAAGTATTTAGATAGTGGTATCCTTGTTCTCCTGGAGAGATGCCTTTATAAAATCCAAAACAACTGAGGCTAATTCAGCTTGATGTGAAGTGTAACAATGATCAGCTCCTTCTATAATATGTAATTTGTGGTTCGGTATGATCTTGGCAAACTCGAATGCGTCTTGAACTGGGATGACTTCATCAGCAGATCCATGGATGGTGAAGACCCTGTATAAACAATACTGGTGAGTCTATACAGTACAAATACCATATATCAATAACAACCTAAAATGCATATGCATAGCGTGATTGGTGAATTGCTGCAGTTATACAGATAATGATTAGCAGCAGAGTCAGCTGTAAAAAAGATTACCTCAATTTTAGGTGTATAAAAACAACCAATTTCTttatacacacaaaaaaataaacgcagcatcaaaattaaaacattcTACAAGGTAAGGAAAGTCCCTAGCTAGTAGGGAAAGCAAAAAAGAACAGGTACAGGCTTACAGCCCAATATTGAGGTAAACAGTTTGTTCCCAAAATCTACTTaatatttagggttaaatacatttgaccccttgtggtttaacaactttattttttgccccctagtttttagtttttatcacaggTAGTACCTCGGTTATTCATAAAGACGGAGATATCTACGTCAGCAGCCCTAAAAACTCAACACGTGTTCATATACccagttaaaaataataaataaataataataatttttttaaaactcaacaCGTGGCTTGGCCGAAACCACGCCAGGcccaatgggggtggctcaataGCCttgggccttgggggtggttttggccaccaaaaccacccccattttgcaactTGGGGGTGGTACCCCCttttccaaacaaaatttttcttttttttaaaaaacaaaatttaatttaatttaatgtttttaattttttttttaaaaaaatatttttttatttttaattaggtacaTGGACACGTGTCGAGTTTTTAGGGGCGTTGAAGTGGATTTTCGTCAAACTTTGGACGGAAGTTAGACGAAGGTATCATTTCCGTCTTTATAAATAACCGAGGTACCACCggtaataaaaactaaaacttacgagacaaaaaataaagttgttaaaccacaaggggcaaaatagtatttaaccctaatatttaAGAAGAGTATTAGACTTTTCAGTGATCTATTCTCACCCTCGACTAATGCAAGGGGCAAGACacaaatatttctttaatttaattttatttaggacTAATAATTGGGTTATTAGTATTCAATTTTCAAGAGTCAAGTGtgttttttgtaattcaataaataggTGTTGCCCTAGATTAGGGTTTAGTCATTAGTCTATTCAAGTGTGTTTTGTACTCCATTGAAAGCAGACTTTgatggaataaaaatatatggaatTGATACTCCTCTGTTTTTCTCTCCTCCCTagcttcttttttctctccccTTAAGCTTCATTCTTTCTCCCCCTTTTAACAACTTTCCTTCTCCCTTCCCCTGTTTTaacttctttctcctctcttttccCAACTTTCACTATGTGATTCTTGTGATTCTTGTTTAAAGCCAAACCTGATCGTTTCATACCGCCTCGCACAGAGTGTCTTTGATTTTGCACGACGCCTGCCATCTTTTTCACTGCCTCCATCAGCCAACACCGCTGCTGCATCATCTGACTCCCAGTTGCCGCTCGACCATACCATCGTCCCCTTCAGTCGCCACCATCAGCCCACGTTATTGCCGCAGCATCAGACTCCCAGTTGCGCACGGACCTTTGGTCCTCTGTTTCATGCGTGTTTTACTGAGACATGTTCTGGTCTTTGTTTCACATAAAGACTATTCCACCTCATACATTTCTGGCCCATAttataaaaagagagagagataagttTTGGACGCTTGCTGCTTAGACAACATGTCAACTTGTTCAAAGGCTTGGTCGACCAAGATGATAAACAATAGTCCGATAGTAAATCCCAAGAGGGTTGGTCGATGCCTCAGTCGACCATGGTAGTGAAATCgcatatttttccttgaaaaccTAGTTTCTCGATTGACCGAACTTAAGGCTTGATCAACAGAGACCCACTGCTGAGTGTTTTAAACTTAACCGACTTTGACCTAAAACCTTGATTTTTCCTCTCTCTATATAAGCATATCATACCAAGACTTCCAAACAGCAAGAGAGGCAGTTTGTCAATTGTTTTGGCGAGGTTTATTATTGTTCTTGAGCCTAAACATGTCAAAATATTCTCCTAGTTTCTTCTTAACCTTTCAAACGATAGAATAGCCCGCAACTACCAGAGTTCCGGTTTTGAAGCAAACAAGGTTCATTCATGAAGGTGTTCCATATAGAAGAAGGCTAGGGGTTCTGGAGCCACTGCGATGGGAGGTGAACGCGTCGTTTACCAGAGTTGCAAATTGGGTCTTCAAAGTTACAAAAGTTTTGTAAGTAAGACCATATGTAACATAAGTCTTTTATAATGAATTCCTTTAGAGTTGAGAGTTGGCTGGCTCCCGGAgtagttttacttttgaagagttcttcaaaagGTTACTACTTCGTTACCAAAATCtctgtgtttatttattttatagctTTCTTGATTTTGGTATCGATATTTGTGGTTGGATTGAAAGTTGATAACTTTATTAATCTTGATTGTTGTTAAGATTGAGATATTCATTGTTTGTTACAACTTGGAGTataaatctgaaatttcagatttggCTAGCTAATCATAAATCTGATAATTACTGCCTGAAATTGGggcaattaacaaaaaaatggtttaaactTCATGGGCCATCAGGCTTTCCTCAATCGTCTCGAAAGACAATAATTGCTAGCAGAATGTTTGCAATCATGAACCATCAGGAAGAAATGTTCTATATAACCATGTTTTCACAATAATATGTTAAGAATCATCATGTTTCATAACACATGATAAACTTGGTCAACCAAGAAATGAAAGAACAAGTAAAAGCAAAATGTTAGACAATTTTTTTCCTCACCTGCACTCTTTGGGAATCTGAAGACATGCTTCATGCATATTTGTACGTAAGCGATCCATTAAACTTTCCTCAGTCACACGGTAATTAACACCTCCTACAAAGTATCAAAATATAGGCCATGTTATAATTGTAAGTCACTTACACCAGTAacaattaattttctcttccaaaattcaaatgaaagaaaacaatcaGTTTAAGATGTAGTGCTACAATTAATAATGGATTTATGCTCAATCCAAAAGTATCTGAGAAGTGAACAAGAAACTTGGGCAAAGGCCAAAATGTTGAGGCAGAAAAGGATGTGAAAACAAGTACTCACCAAACTGAAACATTTCAGATCCTCAAGCATACATGACCGTGTTGAACATAAACTAACAGGTTACCTTTTTGATCCTTAATGTCAAAAAATCCATCCTCCTTGATTTTTTGCATAAAGTCTTTCCCGAAGCGTTCTTCAATGCCTTTCGTCAGATCATAACGTCCAGAAACATTGACAACTGTGTCGATATCATGATATTTTGAAGCATACAGTAGTACCACATTGCCTCCTGCAATTACATTTGTTCAGCACTTACATGAGACGAAATTACACCTAAAAAACACATTATTTAATGAAGGCAACAGACCTTTAAAAGAAATATAGGGGTAAACATACTAACACAAAAATGAAAGGTGGACAAGCTTTGGGGCAAAGGCTAGGCTATGTATTTACGTAGAGATTTCTTGTTCAAGGGTTGTGGATGCCATTTCATACAGAATttgaatataaagaaaataaattccaaatatCTCATTTTTCTGTGTGAATCTCCGAATTTGAATTCTACACCAAAACTTTGATGTGTGCATTTGGGAAGATGAAGTAGCTAGACATTATTCACATTTCCTACTATGGAGATATTCCACAAGAACAAACTAAAGCACAATTATCGCTGTGTGTATGAACAGCAGCAGCACGCTGCAACAAACACCACATCCACACTCATTTCCTCCATAACAGCCAGACTGCTGCTTCCATTATCACTAGTAATATAACTGTTCTAGAAAGAGGGAAGCGTTTAGAGGAAACATTTGTCCGGGGTGTAGGTTCCATCCAAGCAACAATCTCAAAAATGATGAgagatatagagagagagagagctcttGCTTTGAAACCAAGAGACTCGCAAATGCAACTAAGgcacaaaaaacataaagatagaAGAAGATGGTGTGGTGATGACAGTGATAATGATGACAAGTGGGGACAAACCATCTATAAACTTGTTCTTTCTTATCAGTAAACCTGCATATGTTGACTATGTCTGATAATCCAACATACCTTTACTATGCCCAAGGATTGCACTTATTATACGGTTTGCACCAGAGAAGTGTTTGACTACAGCATGTAAGTCATCAGCCTCTTTACAGTAGTTACCAAACTCAAATGAACCTTCACTTTCACTGAAAAAGCATGATACAACACTAAATCAGCATGAAGGGCAGTGTGTAGGGTGAGAACTCCCATGACTGACATTCAAAACTAGACCATATACCACATGTTTAAGTCACAGAAGAAAACATGATAGAGATggagaacaaaaatataaatgcagTCATTCTTTCCACAATTGCAAtctcatctctttctttcttagctTTTCTTTTCCTAGAAATCAACTGCAATCTTACTGTGTAGTGCATGGGCCTTAAAATTTCTTGCCAATAGAGTATGCCCTTATAAGTCCGAAAAGGTTTCTCTCCCATTAAGAACCATGGCAAGAATTTGACTAAAAATCGTCACTAAACAAAGAAGCTACaataacaaattcaaaatagaTAAATCAGTGAAATGCTAAAATACAACCCTACAAAAAGTTTCACATTCGTACTCAACCAAGAGAAAATGGCTTCTCATTTGGTCAGGATTTTTCCTGTACTCGTATCAAAGAGCACAGATAACCACGGCACTAGAACTGTAGGATTAAAATAATTCTACCCCAACCAAAATCTTATAGTCtaacttttaaaacaaatcaTTGCATTAAGACTAACGAATTCCAAGTTTAGGGATTTTTTATGATTCCATTCAGCAACCCATAGACTGACTAGATAAAATTATGGCAGATGGCAAGGATGCAATTGCACATGATCTTAGATTATCTAGAGAAATTTATTTACTGCTAGATACTTTTGTGATTGATGAGACCAGCTAAGAATATCATTAACTGGAGTCTCAGAATTTGCATTTAGgtatttttatatcacaataTTAAAGCATTCACCATTATAAGTTATACGCCTTCTATTACTAAAGTAGTAGCTATGGTGTGTAGCCGACACTACGTAAAAATATGTACACACTATCTCCAAACAACAAGaagataaaagtaataaaacatCAGtaaaattcatccaaaaaaaaataatacaagatcAGAAATCTTtataaaatctataaaatcttACATTTACATTCTGTAAGTCTACCAGCTTACCCATTTCCAGCAAAGTCAAAACGGAAGGCACTGATTCTTTCATTTTCCAATGCAACAGCAAGGTTCACCATAATATTATCTCCCTGGACGTGGAAAAACAGAAATCTAAAACtttccccccacccccccccaaaaaaagacaatttatgaTGAATGCATATACATACATAAAATTTACATAGTAAATCCAACAATCCAAATATtgtggggggaaaaaaaaagtattagaaaaaaaaaaaaaagaaaaaaaagaaacaggaaatacaaagaaacaaaaaagatccCTTATGCATATTAGAAACACCAACCTTCGAGGACCGATAACCGTGGCATATGATTACAATCTCCGGAGATTCAGTTTCATGCAATATGCCCACAAGTTTTTCACCATATTTGTTTGGTATTATGACTTTACGCTGAACCACTGAAACAGTGAAATACATAAATCAGTAATAAATTTTTGGGctgaaaaatacttttagtcCTTGAATTTGACCCAGTTTCAACTTTCCTCCtcgaaatttaaaaatttcaatttagtccATGGATAATTCAGAAGGCATCCTTCCGTCCATCAATTGAGCATGCCATATCAAGTTATAACCATGGCAAAATCAACCTTCCTTTAGCCACTAATTAACGGCTAATAGACGTTGTTCAGGAACAAAATTGGAACTTTTCAAATGCCAGTCACAAAAATCAAATCCCACTGATTCTCCACAAACCCACATCAGATTCATTTCATAGAACCTTGTACGAAGCACAAATACATCACAAATTGTTAATCATTAATCTCTGGGTGACTGGGTGTATCATTAATTTCGTTTCTTACTCATTTGCATTGAGCTGCATCTTCACCATCGTAAAATTTCTTGCATCAAAACCATTGGTTACAGCTATAGCTATCGCATATAGTACACCCTTTATCATCTAAAGCCATACCTTTGCCATCATTCGTTAATGGGTCATGCTCAATTTCACGGTTTGTTTCTCATACACAGAATTGATCAGAGCCAAAACAAGACAGTAATCccattcacacacacacacacacagggGCATAAAtgcatagatacatacatagaTAGATGTGTATTACTGAGATGATGAATTTTGTTACCTGGGTTTTGTGCAGCCTGTGCCATCCTTAAGGTTCTCCTGGAACTTTGCTTGCCTGATGAGACGATGCACTCCTggtgaaaaaaaattcttggtgAAGGGGGTTTTCTGAAAATTAGCGAATTTGGGAGCACTAGATGGAAATTACACACAAGGGTTTCCATTTTTGAAGCGATAGAAGATAACTTACAGCCTTTGCTGCTCAGTGCTCACTACTCACTAGTCTCTGCTTCCACGAGTCTTAGCTCAGACTACAGCATCTCAGCTGTGCTCAGTGAGAGATAAATAAACACTTATaggattttaattatttaattataacaataattaagattttttaaatatatgatattatgtcttaaaattataaaatacattgtttaaaatagaataatatACCACATTTTCATCTCAATATTCCACTACAATGTGATAATCACAAAAatccttagattttttttaaatatatattcaaaagtTAATTAAAACTGTTACGTTAGAATCGTgatataattgtaaaataaaatcctaGTTTCTAGTACTactctttgaaaaaaaataataataataataatattatatatttgtacgtacttttttgaactttattattttattttgtgttaatttctCATAGAAGTATAAGTAAGTTCAAAATTAAAGAACTATATTGATAGCATTATATCTTGGAAAAACTAAGAATTcatctaaaataattttaaggaaTTGGAtaaattgaatataaaaataaaataaattttaaattatatatttgtcTTAAAGCTAGTTGGAATGAGATGTTAGTCTAGTATGAAAGTTATGTttgtaaaaattatatcaactacaagtctacaactaaataattaattagaatgACAAGACATGACCAACCATTCTTGCTAGAGAGGTGCATTGGAAGATTACTTGTTGCCTGTTTGGTTGCTTTTTAGAACCGTGAGAAATAAGATTAGCACCAAGACAAATGCAGAAGTTAAAAAGGTTGAATTAGAGTAAAgttgaaaaatacatttttatcttgCAATTATTGTTCAATAATGCTAATGTAATTTagtagttattaaaaaaattcaaaattcaaaattgattAAAACTATCATTTCagcattgtaaaataaaaatataatttcttttagcGTTACTCATGAATTAATAGTTAAATTGTTTCCAATGTTGTGGCATGAACATCATCTTGCAAAACCATCAACTCCTCTATTGCTGCTGTAAGTGATAGGAATAAGAAGACCATAAAGTCattaccattttttaaaaaattaaaattgcaattGCTATTAGAGTACTATATAATTTTACTACAAGTTATTTACAAACGGACATAACAGTCCAAGTCAACCGTTaacacaattaaatttacatgtcaaaattttgtttcttaatttcttaCTCATGTTTCCCAAGAGTTGGTTAGTAGAGACTATCAGATTATCTATATATCTCTGTAGGATAGttagaagacaaaaatatagtatatagcattattcttatgataaaataattttgtttttcatgtaCTTTtggcaacaacaaaaaaacaccgTACATAAACACTATGTTGGA
Protein-coding sequences here:
- the LOC132164911 gene encoding putative uncharacterized protein YDL057W isoform X1; protein product: MAQAAQNPVVQRKVIIPNKYGEKLVGILHETESPEIVIICHGYRSSKGDNIMVNLAVALENERISAFRFDFAGNGESEGSFEFGNYCKEADDLHAVVKHFSGANRIISAILGHSKGGNVVLLYASKYHDIDTVVNVSGRYDLTKGIEERFGKDFMQKIKEDGFFDIKDQKGGVNYRVTEESLMDRLRTNMHEACLQIPKECRVFTIHGSADEVIPVQDAFEFAKIIPNHKLHIIEGADHCYTSHQAELASVVLDFIKASLQENKDTTI
- the LOC132164911 gene encoding uncharacterized protein LOC132164911 isoform X2, which translates into the protein MVNLAVALENERISAFRFDFAGNGESEGSFEFGNYCKEADDLHAVVKHFSGANRIISAILGHSKGGNVVLLYASKYHDIDTVVNVSGRYDLTKGIEERFGKDFMQKIKEDGFFDIKDQKGGVNYRVTEESLMDRLRTNMHEACLQIPKECRVFTIHGSADEVIPVQDAFEFAKIIPNHKLHIIEGADHCYTSHQAELASVVLDFIKASLQENKDTTI